In Brassica rapa cultivar Chiifu-401-42 chromosome A06, CAAS_Brap_v3.01, whole genome shotgun sequence, a single window of DNA contains:
- the LOC103873141 gene encoding GDSL esterase/lipase At3g48460-like, with amino-acid sequence MSPSISLILATAVSTAILFLSTISSAAPTSGVRRPFNRIYAFGDSFTDTGNSRSGEGPAGFGHLSSFPYGMTYFLRPTNRYSDGRLTIDFVAQSMNLPFLPPYLSLRSTNGSKGTAADSYGVNFAVSGATVIEHSFFSENNLTLDMTPQSIETELGWFEKYLETLETRDKVSLFNDSLFWIGEIGVNDYAYTVGSAVSSDTIRELSISTHTRFLETLLNKGVRYMLVQGHPATGCLTLTMTLAAQDDRDNLGCVKSVNNQSYTHNLALQSKLEELRIKYPNATIVYADYWNAYRKVIKNPSKYGISEKFKACCGIGEPYNFQVFDTCGSASATACKEPSRYINWDGVHLTEGMYKVMADMFLDGSFTRPKFSYLLNKKLNGL; translated from the exons ATGTCTCCCTCCATCTCCCTTATCCTCGCAACCGCTGTCTCCACCGCGATCCTCTTCTTATCCACAATCTCCTCCGCCGCACCAACTTCCGGTGTCCGCCGTCCATTCAACAGAATCTACGCGTTCGGCGACTCATTCACCGACACAGGAAACTCACGCTCCGGCGAAGGACCAGCCGGATTCGGACACTTGTCAAGCTTTCCCTACGGCATGACTTACTTCCTACGTCCAACAAACCGATACTCCGACGGTCGACTCACCATCGACTTCGTGGCACAGTCGATGAACTTACCGTTCCTGCCACCGTATCTCAGCCTCAGATCCACTAACGGTAGTAAAGGCACAGCTGCTGATAGTTACGGCGTTAACTTCGCCGTCTCTGGAGCAACGGTGATTGAACACTCTTTCTTCTCGGAGAATAATCTGACACTGGATATGACTCCTCAATCTATCGAGACGGAGCTTGGCTGGTTCGAGAAGTATTTAGAGACACTTGAAACTAGAGATAAGGTTTCGTTGTTTAATGATTCTCTCTTTTGGATCGGAGAAATTGGAGTAAACGACTATGCGTACACCGTTGGTTCTGCTGTCTCAAGCGACACAATAAGAGAACTCAGTATTTCAACACACACAAGGTTTTTGGAG ACATTGTTGAACAAAGGTGTAAGATATATGTTGGTACAAGGACATCCGGCAACTGGATGCTTGACGTTAACGATGACTCTGGCTGCGCAAGACGATCGAGACAATCTAGGATGTGTTAAGAGTGTCAATAATCAGAGCTACACTCACAATCTTGCACTGCAATCCAAACTTGAAGAACTTAG GATCAAGTATCCGAACGCCACAATAGTCTATGCAGACTACTGGAACGCGTACCGTAAGGTAATAAAGAACCCTAGTAAGTACGGTATCTCCGAAAAGTTCAAGGCGTGCTGCGGAATAGGAGAGCCGTATAACTTTCAAGTGTTTGACACGTGTGGGTCAGCTTCAGCCACGGCGTGTAAGGAACCGAGTCGTTACATTAACTGGGACGGAGTCCACTTGACCGAAGGCATGTATAAGGTTATGGCCGATATGTTTCTTGATGGCAGTTTCACTCGACCTAAGTTTAGTTACTTGTTGAACAAGAAACTAAACGGTTTATGA